In Populus alba chromosome 1, ASM523922v2, whole genome shotgun sequence, a single window of DNA contains:
- the LOC118039307 gene encoding uncharacterized protein encodes MGLLSWFKRSSTPESKSASSSTKPETSPPSEIPGMNGAVEVPRPPPKNVTVFEFGSVSATADKVTLAGFCPVSDDLEPCRWEIMPASESDAPQFRVVF; translated from the coding sequence ATGGGTCTCCTCTCGTGGTTCAAAAGAAGCTCCACACCCGAATCAAAATCCGCTTCCAGCTCCACGAAACCCGAAACCTCCCCGCCCTCCGAAATCCCCGGTATGAACGGCGCCGTAGAGGTACCCCGACCACCCCCCAAGAACGTCACCGTTTTCGAGTTCGGGTCTGTATCTGCTACTGCGGATAAGGTTACTCTTGCCGGGTTCTGCCCCGTATCCGACGACCTCGAGCCTTGCCGCTGGGAAATCATGCCGGCGAGTGAATCCGACGCTCCTCAGTTTCGCGTTGTATTTTAA
- the LOC118039308 gene encoding uncharacterized protein, giving the protein MTDPIPDRVKRLWDHWNIRSAILASLSLQVFLILFASQRKRTAHKLAIFSIWSGYLLADTVANFAIGHISTSQGTSDPKHRDNNDLLAFWAPFLLVHLGGPDTITAFALEDNELWLRHMLTFATQGFATLYVFFLTLTSNKVWIPTVLLFLAGVIKYFERTYSLYRASMDQFRDSMLEDPDPGPNYAKLMEEYDSKIEAKIPTEIIIIEEPDKQMQATARDTQIKKLKDDLEVVQRAYYYFNIFKGLIVDLIFSFKDRNESRKFFHSIDAEDALRVLEVELNFIYEVLFTKAVVVHSVIGYVFRLLSFILVVVALALFRFIVKKDTFHPLDVKFTYVLLWGSVSLDTIAFVRAIFSDWTVADLNKLGKDPDSCWKSCVAFFSAWKVPLFNVKRAIFKLIGFPSWSESVKGYNLVRYCVNRPKSRIGIFMDKALDFVGLKDFVDGIFRVSNKRFTYELWEVIFDELQKKSDSADDPEDAKTICSARGNLALQDNDWDKNLKEKLMPYVVNVTYDESLLLWHIATELLYNKDGNADQRSDDKSFCKLLLECMCNSYDVADQKYDEKELSMLLSDYMMYLLLMQPAMMAAVAGIGKIRFRDTCAEAERFFKRRDLGSNKEWGACDSILGVNTEVKPVDVKGDRSKSVLFDACRLAKLLQREEKRWELLSKVWVELLSYAAGHCRATAHAQQVSKGGELITFVWLLMAHFGLADQFQINKGHARAKLIVGK; this is encoded by the coding sequence ATGACAGATCCCATACCAGATAGGGTCAAGAGGCTATGGGATCATTGGAATATCAGATCTGCTATTCTTGCTAGCCTCTCTTTGCAGGTCTTTCTCATACTGTTTGCCTCCCAGAGGAAACGCACTGCCCACAAATTAGCTATTTTCTCGATCTGGTCGGGTTACTTACTGGCAGATACGGTGGCAAACTTTGCCATAGGACACATCTCCACCAGCCAAGGAACCAGCGACCCTAAGCATAGAGACAACAATGATCTCTTGGCGTTTTGGGCTCCATTTCTTTTGGTGCACCTTGGTGGCCCAGACACCATCACTGCTTTTGCTCTTGAGGATAACGAGCTCTGGCTCAGGCACATGCTTACATTCGCCACGCAGGGCTTCGCTACCCTTTATGTCTTCTTCCTGACACTTACCAGTAATAAGGTATGGATCCCGACAGTCCTCCTTTTTTTAGCTGGTGTCATCAAATACTTCGAGCGGACATATTCTTTATACCGTGCGAGCATGGATCAGTTTCGTGACTCTATGCTCGAAGATCCAGACCCAGGACCCAACTACGCCAAGCTCATGGAGGAATATGATTCGAAGATTGAGGCCAAAATCCCGAcagaaataattataattgaggAGCCTGATAAGCAAATGCAGGCTACAGCTCGCGATACACAAATTAAGAAACTGAAAGATGACCTTGAGGTCGTGCAGAGAGCTTATTACTACTTCAACATTTTCAAAGGACTGATTGTTGATCTCATCTTCAGCTTCAAGGATCGGAATGAAAGCCGCAAGTTCTTCCACAGCATAGATGCAGAAGATGCTTTGAGAGTACTAGAGGTAGAGCTCAATTTCATCTATGAAGTTCTCTTTACAAAGGCTGTTGTCGTGCACTCCGTAATTGGATATGTTTTCCGCCTTTTGTCCTTCATTTTGGTTGTGGTTGCCCTTGCATTATTTCGTTTCATTGTCAAGAAGGACACATTTCACCCGCTTGATGTTAAATTTACGTACGTGTTGTTGTGGGGTTCCGTTTCGCTTGATACAATAGCCTTCGTCAGGGCCATTTTCTCTGACTGGACAGTGGCTGATCTCAATAAACTTGGGAAAGATCCCGATTCTTGTTGGAAATCTTGTGTGGCCTTTTTCTCTGCATGGAAAGTGCCCCTTTTCAATGTCAAACGTGCCATCTTTAAGCTCATTGGTTTTCCTAGCTGGTCTGAGTCTGTCAAAGGCTATAATTTGGTAAGATACTGTGTCAACAGACCTAAAAGCCGGATAGGCATTTTCATGGACAAAGCTCTTGATTTTGTGGGTCTCAAGGATTTCGTTGATGGGATATTTCGAGTGTCCAACAAGCGATTCACTTATGAACTTTGGGAGGTTATATTTGATGAGCTGCAAAAGAAGTCCGATTCTGCAGATGATCCAGAAGATGCCAAGACAATATGTTCAGCAAGGGGTAATTTGGCTCTCCAGGACAATGATTGGGACAAAAATCTCAAGGAGAAATTAATGCCTTACGTTGTCAATGTTACTTATGACGAGAGTCTTCTTCTGTGGCACATCGCAACTGAGCTCCTGTACAACAAGGACGGCAATGCTGATCAGAGATCCGATGATAAAAGTTTCTGCAAGCTCCTTTTAGAATGCATGTGCAACTCCTACGATGTTGCAGATCAGAAATACGATGAAAAAGAACTCAGTATGCTCCTTTCAGATTATATGATGTATCTTCTCCTTATGCAGCCAGCCATGATGGCAGCTGTGGCTGGTATTGGTAAAATAAGATTTCGAGATACCTGTGCTGAAGCTGAAAGGTTCTTTAAGAGAAGGGATCTAGGATCCAATAAAGAATGGGGAGCGTGTGACAGCATTCTTGGTGTGAATACAGAGGTAAAGCCTGTCGACGTGAAAGGAGATAGAAGCAAGTCTGTGTTGTTTGATGCATGCAGGCTGGCCAAGCTTCTACAGCGGGAGGAGAAGAGATGGGAGCTACTGAGCAAGGTGTGGGTGGAATTATTGTCATACGCTGCAGGTCACTGCAGAGCAACTGCCCATGCCCAGCAAGTaagtaaaggtggagagctcATCACTTTTGTTTGGCTACTGATGGCTCATTTTGGCCTCGCGGACCAGTTCCAGATCAACAAGGGCCACGCAAGAGCAAAATTGATTGTTGGCAAGTAA